In the genome of Candidatus Glassbacteria bacterium, the window GGTTCGATGCCAACGCCTACCTGTACCTTACCCGTGCGATGGACTATTACGACGCGGCCAGCTACTGGGGCGACGGCGACCTGACCGAAGCCTGCGGGCGGATCAGGAGCAAGGTGCTGGTTGTCAGTTTCAGCACGGACTGGCTCTACCCGCCGCGGGAGTGCCGCGAACTTGCCCTGGCGATCTGCCGCAACCGCCAGCCGGTGACCTACGTGAATATTCCGAGCAACTACGGCCACGATGCGTTCCTGGTCGAGCATGACCAGCTCGGCGGACTGCTGCGGGACTTTCTGGCTCTCCGGGAGGGCGGGTAATGGCGAACAAAAACGGTAACGACCGCCTGACAGAGATGCTCCGCCTGTGGGCCAGCCGCTACTCTGCGCCAATCGAAAACCTGAGTACGGACAAGCTGGTAGCCCTGATCGAGCGCTTCCTGACCGAGGAAAACGGCAAGCGCAGGGTTCGGCCTGATACCCAGAAGCGCTGGGACCACGAGGTTATCGAGCAGACTATCCCGAATGGCGCGCGAGTGCTGGATTTGGGCTGCGGCGGCGGTGAACTGCTGGCGCGGCTTTTCGCCGACGGGAATGTCCGCGGCCAGGGGATCGAGATTGACCCTGACAAGGTGTTCGAGTGCGTGGGACGGGGGGTGAGCGTGTTTCAGGCCGACCTCGATAAGGGCCTGGAGGGCTGGACCGAAAACCTGTTCGACTACGTGATCCTGGAAGAGACCCTCCAGACAGTCCACCAGCCGGTGAAAGTCCTCTCGGAAATGCTGCGCGTGGGCCGGCGGGGGATAGTCAGTTTTCCCAATTTCGCCCACTGGCATATCAGGCTGGAACTGGGCCTGGGCGGCAAGATACCGGTCAACCCGTCGCTGCCGTACCGCTGGTACGATACCCCCAATATTCATCTCTGCACGATCGAGGATTTCTCCACCTGGGCCGACAGCGCGGGAGTCCGGATTATCGAGGGACATGTGCTGGCCGAGGGCGAGGTCCGTCCCATCCGCGAGGACGACAACCTGTTCGCCGAGGAAGCCCTGTTCGTTCTGGAAGGCGGGCACGACTGAGTTTTTTTGCAACCGCGTCCGCTGTCCTTTGCTCCATGCCCGCTGTTTATTATCTTCGTTTTACATCCTTTCCAACAGGATACCCACTATTCATCCTGGAGAACCCCATGCGCCACCTGAGAGCTGCCCCGCTGTGTCTGTTAATCGCCGTCATGGCCTGCCGGCCGCAACCGGCGGCCGAGCCGGACAGGGGAGAGTTCCAGATGCTCGCTGACCACGTGCGCGGCCGCATGGCGCTCTCCTACGATTGCA includes:
- the metW gene encoding methionine biosynthesis protein MetW codes for the protein MLRLWASRYSAPIENLSTDKLVALIERFLTEENGKRRVRPDTQKRWDHEVIEQTIPNGARVLDLGCGGGELLARLFADGNVRGQGIEIDPDKVFECVGRGVSVFQADLDKGLEGWTENLFDYVILEETLQTVHQPVKVLSEMLRVGRRGIVSFPNFAHWHIRLELGLGGKIPVNPSLPYRWYDTPNIHLCTIEDFSTWADSAGVRIIEGHVLAEGEVRPIREDDNLFAEEALFVLEGGHD